The proteins below are encoded in one region of Pseudomonas ekonensis:
- the smpB gene encoding SsrA-binding protein SmpB, which produces MAKQKKHPTGTIAQNKKARHDYFIEHKFEAGLVLAGWEVKSLRASKLQLVDSYVLLKDGEAWLLGSHITPLMTASTHVIADPVRTRKLLLNRRELDKLSAAVQQKGYACVCLSFYWSKHMVKCEIALGKGKKEYDKRDTERERDAGRELQRAVRNKGKED; this is translated from the coding sequence ATGGCCAAACAGAAAAAACACCCAACAGGAACCATCGCGCAGAACAAAAAGGCGCGACACGATTACTTCATCGAGCACAAGTTCGAGGCCGGTCTGGTTCTGGCCGGTTGGGAAGTAAAGAGTCTGCGGGCAAGCAAGCTGCAGCTGGTCGACAGCTACGTGCTGCTCAAGGATGGCGAAGCCTGGCTGCTCGGCAGCCACATCACGCCATTGATGACCGCCAGCACCCACGTCATCGCCGACCCGGTGCGCACCCGCAAGCTGCTGCTCAACCGCCGCGAGCTGGACAAGCTGTCCGCCGCCGTCCAGCAAAAGGGCTACGCCTGTGTGTGCCTGTCCTTCTACTGGAGCAAGCACATGGTCAAATGCGAGATCGCATTGGGCAAGGGCAAGAAGGAATACGACAAGCGCGACACCGAGCGCGAACGCGACGCCGGCCGCGAACTGCAGCGCGCCGTGCGCAACAAGGGCAAGGAAGACTGA
- a CDS encoding FCD domain-containing protein: MGFDQIRQRRLSDDIVERLEGMILEGTLKSGERLPAERTLAEQFGVSRPSLREAIQKLTAKGLLVSRQGGGNYVVESLGSTFSDPLLQLLESNPEAQRDLLEFRHTLEASCAYYAALRATDVDRERLTAAFEELQDCYSRHDEVSRAEEGAADAKFHLAIAEASHNAVLLHTIRGLFDLLKRNVVTNIGGMYKQRAETRDMLITQHRELYQAIVEGRAEQAREVSSRHILYVQEVLEEVRQEVQRVARAERRKGM, translated from the coding sequence ATGGGGTTTGATCAGATACGTCAGCGCCGTTTGTCTGACGATATTGTCGAGCGGCTTGAGGGGATGATCCTCGAGGGCACGCTGAAGTCCGGCGAACGCTTGCCGGCGGAACGTACGCTGGCCGAACAGTTCGGGGTCTCGCGGCCGTCGCTGCGCGAGGCGATTCAGAAACTCACGGCCAAAGGTTTGCTGGTCAGCCGCCAGGGCGGCGGCAACTATGTGGTGGAAAGTCTCGGTTCTACGTTCAGCGATCCGCTGCTGCAATTGCTGGAGAGCAATCCCGAGGCCCAGCGCGATCTGTTGGAGTTTCGGCACACCCTGGAGGCATCGTGCGCCTATTACGCGGCATTGCGCGCGACTGACGTGGACCGCGAGCGGCTGACGGCGGCGTTCGAGGAACTGCAGGATTGCTATTCACGGCACGACGAAGTGAGCCGGGCGGAAGAGGGCGCAGCGGACGCGAAATTTCATCTGGCGATTGCCGAAGCCAGCCACAACGCCGTGTTGCTGCACACCATCCGCGGGTTGTTCGACCTGCTCAAGCGCAACGTGGTGACCAACATCGGCGGCATGTACAAGCAGCGCGCGGAGACCCGCGACATGCTGATCACCCAGCACCGGGAACTGTATCAGGCGATTGTCGAAGGACGGGCGGAGCAGGCGCGGGAAGTGTCCAGCCGGCACATTCTGTATGTGCAGGAAGTGCTGGAGGAGGTGCGTCAGGAAGTTCAGCGCGTGGCCCGGGCGGAGCGGCGCAAGGGGATGTGA
- a CDS encoding lactate permease LctP family transporter — translation MQTWQQLYSPLGSLGVSALAAVIPIVFFFLALAVFRLKGHVAGSITLALAIAVAIFAFHMPVDMAFAAAGYGFAYGLWPIAWIIVAAVFLYKLTVKSGQFEVIRSSVLSITDDQRLQVLLIGFCFGAFLEGAAGFGAPVAITAALLVGLGFNPLYAAGLCLIANTAPVAFGALGIPIIVAGQVTGIDAFKIGAMTGRQLPLLSLFVPFWLVFMMDGLRGVRETWPAALVAGLSFAVTQYFTSNFIGPELPDITSALASLISLTLFLKVWQPKRAAGQHIAGAVSASVVTASAGGFGQKRTTVESPYSLGEIFKAWSPFLILTVLVTIWTLKPFKAMFAAGGSMYAWVFNFAIPHLDQLVIKTAPIVATPTAIPAVFKLDPISATGTAIFFSALVSMAVLKIDFKTGLTTLKETFYELRWPILSIGMVLAFAFVTNYSGMSSTLALVLAATGAAFPFFSPFLGWLGVFLTGSDTSSNALFSSLQATTAHQIGVNDTLLVAANTSGGVTGKMISPQSIAVACAATGLVGKESDLFRFTLKHSLFFATIVGLITLAQAYWFTGLLVH, via the coding sequence ATGCAAACCTGGCAACAGCTCTACAGCCCGCTCGGCAGCCTCGGCGTGTCCGCCCTCGCGGCCGTCATCCCTATCGTCTTCTTCTTCCTCGCCCTGGCGGTGTTCCGCCTCAAGGGCCACGTCGCCGGCAGCATCACCCTGGCGCTGGCCATCGCCGTAGCGATCTTCGCGTTCCACATGCCGGTGGACATGGCCTTCGCCGCCGCCGGCTACGGTTTCGCCTACGGACTGTGGCCGATTGCCTGGATCATCGTGGCGGCCGTGTTCCTCTACAAACTGACGGTCAAGAGCGGCCAGTTCGAGGTCATCCGCAGCTCGGTACTGTCGATCACCGACGACCAACGCCTGCAGGTCCTGCTGATCGGCTTCTGCTTCGGCGCATTCCTGGAAGGTGCCGCCGGGTTCGGCGCGCCGGTGGCCATCACCGCCGCGCTGCTCGTGGGGCTCGGCTTCAATCCGCTGTACGCCGCCGGCCTGTGCCTGATCGCCAACACCGCGCCGGTCGCCTTCGGCGCACTGGGGATCCCGATCATCGTCGCCGGCCAGGTGACCGGCATCGACGCGTTCAAGATCGGCGCCATGACCGGCCGCCAACTGCCGCTGCTGTCGCTGTTCGTGCCGTTCTGGCTGGTGTTCATGATGGACGGTCTGCGCGGCGTGCGTGAGACCTGGCCGGCCGCGCTGGTGGCAGGTTTGAGCTTCGCCGTGACCCAGTACTTCACCTCGAACTTCATCGGCCCGGAGCTGCCGGACATCACCTCGGCCCTGGCCAGCCTGATTTCGCTGACCCTGTTCCTGAAGGTCTGGCAGCCGAAACGTGCCGCCGGCCAACACATCGCCGGCGCCGTTTCCGCCTCGGTGGTGACGGCCAGCGCGGGCGGTTTCGGCCAGAAGCGCACGACCGTCGAATCGCCCTACAGCCTGGGTGAAATCTTCAAGGCCTGGTCGCCGTTCCTGATCCTCACCGTGCTGGTGACCATCTGGACCCTCAAGCCGTTCAAGGCCATGTTCGCCGCCGGCGGCTCGATGTACGCCTGGGTGTTCAACTTCGCGATCCCGCACCTCGATCAACTGGTGATCAAGACCGCGCCCATCGTCGCCACGCCGACCGCGATCCCGGCGGTGTTCAAGCTCGACCCGATTTCCGCCACCGGCACGGCGATCTTCTTCTCCGCGCTGGTCTCGATGGCGGTGCTGAAGATCGACTTCAAAACTGGTCTGACCACTTTGAAAGAGACCTTCTACGAGCTGCGCTGGCCGATCCTGTCGATCGGCATGGTGCTGGCGTTCGCGTTCGTCACCAACTACTCGGGCATGTCTTCGACCCTGGCCCTAGTGCTGGCCGCGACCGGTGCGGCGTTCCCGTTCTTCTCGCCGTTCCTCGGCTGGCTGGGCGTGTTCCTGACCGGTTCGGACACCTCGTCCAACGCCCTGTTCAGCTCGCTGCAAGCGACCACCGCACACCAGATCGGCGTCAACGACACCCTGCTGGTGGCCGCCAACACCAGCGGCGGCGTGACCGGCAAGATGATCTCGCCGCAATCGATCGCCGTGGCCTGCGCCGCGACCGGCCTGGTGGGCAAGGAATCGGATCTGTTCCGGTTCACCCTCAAGCACAGCCTATTCTTTGCAACGATCGTCGGCCTGATCACCCTGGCCCAGGCCTACTGGTTCACCGGCCTGCTGGTGCACTGA
- a CDS encoding (Fe-S)-binding protein produces the protein MSELFYNAVPNATRVAPPLPEPRQYPGEKPSRVYLFGTCVVDLFYPEAGMDAIRLLEREGIRVDYPQGQTCCGQPAYTSGYTEQARAVARSQLALFAGDWPVVVPSGSCAGMIREHYADLFKDEPDTLQQVQALAARTYELAEFLLFVCKVQLLDSGEPVKVALHTSCSARREMNTHLHGRELLAQLSNVERVNHDHESECCGFGGTFSVRMPDISGAMVADKTRALKESGAHQVLSADCGCLMNINGSLEKQKEALRGQHLASFLWQRTGGAK, from the coding sequence ATGAGCGAGCTTTTCTACAACGCCGTGCCCAACGCCACCCGCGTCGCACCGCCACTGCCCGAACCCCGGCAGTACCCCGGCGAGAAACCGTCGCGGGTCTACCTGTTCGGAACCTGCGTGGTGGATCTGTTCTACCCCGAAGCCGGGATGGACGCGATCCGCCTGCTGGAGCGCGAAGGCATCCGGGTCGACTACCCGCAAGGGCAGACCTGCTGCGGACAACCGGCCTACACCTCCGGTTACACCGAGCAGGCCCGGGCCGTGGCGCGCTCGCAACTGGCGCTGTTCGCCGGGGACTGGCCGGTGGTGGTGCCGTCGGGCTCGTGCGCGGGGATGATCCGCGAGCATTACGCCGACTTGTTCAAGGACGAGCCGGACACGCTGCAACAGGTGCAGGCCCTCGCGGCCCGCACCTATGAACTGGCCGAGTTCCTGCTGTTCGTCTGCAAGGTGCAGCTTCTGGACAGCGGCGAGCCGGTGAAGGTCGCCTTGCACACCTCGTGCTCGGCGCGCCGGGAGATGAACACCCACCTGCACGGCCGCGAGCTGTTGGCGCAGTTGAGCAATGTGGAGCGGGTCAACCATGACCATGAAAGCGAATGCTGTGGCTTCGGTGGGACATTCAGCGTCCGTATGCCAGACATTTCCGGTGCGATGGTGGCCGACAAGACCCGCGCCCTGAAGGAATCCGGCGCGCACCAGGTGCTGAGCGCCGATTGCGGCTGTTTGATGAACATCAACGGCTCGCTGGAGAAACAAAAGGAAGCGCTGCGCGGCCAACACCTGGCCAGCTTCCTGTGGCAGCGGACCGGAGGTGCGAAGTGA